In Daphnia pulex isolate KAP4 chromosome 7, ASM2113471v1, one genomic interval encodes:
- the LOC124198137 gene encoding non-homologous end-joining factor 1-like isoform X1, protein MDALGWFVIGSEGYAVRAESDDENFVIYLTDMTSIWCERQTATEIMKRCQELNPLIESTVKHLIQQLRTLLNSYSESNSLTIVSVDQNITLKLESHLDGNLPFSWEFHLTLETADQFQSFIIRPLLAMLREAACVEEELCNIIRSKDKQIDDYKASGATVSRRHLETKEFNAETFFASRITRTIEESAKEKITSLFCRVVDRLKQLYSVAVERIYFQSSIARRSALTVPDVSAELTEEIPNRGQTSTQSPAKVKSQIKTIKIIMIPTHYFCSRRVKRADQKPLKSDYVKKNRKRWPKELKRRV, encoded by the exons ATGGACGCGCTTGGATGGTTCGTAATTGGCTCAGAAGGATATGCAGTAAGAGCCGAGTCAGACGACGAGAATTTTGTCATTTACCTCACTGATATGACTTCAATTTGGTGTGAACGACAAACAGCTACTGAGATTATGAAACGGTGTCAG GAATTAAACCCTTTAATCGAGTCGACAGTAAAACATCTGATCCAACAACTTCGCACATTGCTAAATAGCTATTCGGAGAGTAATAGTCTAACGATAGTTTCAGTTGATCAAAACATCACATTGAAACTAGAATCTCACTTGGACGGTAATCTACCCTTTTCTTGGGAATTTCATTTGACTTTGGAAACCGCTGATCAG TTTCAATCTTTTATAATTCGTCCATTGTTGGCAATGCTAAGAGAAGCAGCTTGCGTCGAAGAAGAGCTTTGCAACATCATCCGAAGCAAAGATAAGCAAATTGACGACTACAAAGCTTCAGGTGCAACCGTATCCCGCC GTCACTTGGAAACCAAAGAATTCAATGCGGAAACATTCTTCGCTTCACGTATAACGCGCACTATTGAAGAGagcgccaaagaaaaaattacatctCTGTTCTGTAGAGTTGTTGATAGATTAAAACAGTTGTATTCGGTTGCTGTCGAAAGGATTTATTTCCAAAGTTCAATAGCACGTCGCTCAGCTTTAACTGTTCCAGACGTATCTGCCGAATTGACAGAAGAGATTCCGAACAGAGGACAAACTTCAACACAATCACCAGCCAAAGTTAAAAGCCAAATTAAAACCATTAAAATCATCATGATTCCAacacattatttttgttccagGAGAGTGAAGAGAGCCGATCAGAAGCCATTAAAAAGCGATTACGTGAAGAAGAACAGAAAGAGATGGCCAAAAGAGCTAAAAAGGCGTGTTTA
- the LOC124198137 gene encoding non-homologous end-joining factor 1-like isoform X2, whose product MDALGWFVIGSEGYAVRAESDDENFVIYLTDMTSIWCERQTATEIMKRCQELNPLIESTVKHLIQQLRTLLNSYSESNSLTIVSVDQNITLKLESHLDGNLPFSWEFHLTLETADQFQSFIIRPLLAMLREAACVEEELCNIIRSKDKQIDDYKASGATVSRRHLETKEFNAETFFASRITRTIEESAKEKITSLFCRVVDRLKQLYSVAVERIYFQSSIARRSALTVPDVSAELTEEIPNRGQTSTQSPAKESEESRSEAIKKRLREEEQKEMAKRAKKACLAKIL is encoded by the exons ATGGACGCGCTTGGATGGTTCGTAATTGGCTCAGAAGGATATGCAGTAAGAGCCGAGTCAGACGACGAGAATTTTGTCATTTACCTCACTGATATGACTTCAATTTGGTGTGAACGACAAACAGCTACTGAGATTATGAAACGGTGTCAG GAATTAAACCCTTTAATCGAGTCGACAGTAAAACATCTGATCCAACAACTTCGCACATTGCTAAATAGCTATTCGGAGAGTAATAGTCTAACGATAGTTTCAGTTGATCAAAACATCACATTGAAACTAGAATCTCACTTGGACGGTAATCTACCCTTTTCTTGGGAATTTCATTTGACTTTGGAAACCGCTGATCAG TTTCAATCTTTTATAATTCGTCCATTGTTGGCAATGCTAAGAGAAGCAGCTTGCGTCGAAGAAGAGCTTTGCAACATCATCCGAAGCAAAGATAAGCAAATTGACGACTACAAAGCTTCAGGTGCAACCGTATCCCGCC GTCACTTGGAAACCAAAGAATTCAATGCGGAAACATTCTTCGCTTCACGTATAACGCGCACTATTGAAGAGagcgccaaagaaaaaattacatctCTGTTCTGTAGAGTTGTTGATAGATTAAAACAGTTGTATTCGGTTGCTGTCGAAAGGATTTATTTCCAAAGTTCAATAGCACGTCGCTCAGCTTTAACTGTTCCAGACGTATCTGCCGAATTGACAGAAGAGATTCCGAACAGAGGACAAACTTCAACACAATCACCAGCCAAA GAGAGTGAAGAGAGCCGATCAGAAGCCATTAAAAAGCGATTACGTGAAGAAGAACAGAAAGAGATGGCCAAAAGAGCTAAAAAGGCGTGTTTA